One Rosettibacter firmus genomic window carries:
- a CDS encoding D-alanine--D-alanine ligase → MDKNNITIALLLGGISPEREVSKATGKSIYYALKSLNYNVIVIDPAYGLNQPDDISKFFESSDFSEINLRNYIEVINSKIFDDVKLAFIALHGKWGEDGTVQSLLEMRGIKYTGSKILASSLSMDKCMSKIMFQHYDVKTPKWFIVDRSEKNYNLINEKINKFFGYPCVVKPNDQGSTIGLTICRGDQELQSSIELAFQYSNKVLIEEYIAGREVTVGIIGQQALPVLEIKPKSGFYDYKSKYTAGMTEYIVPADIPANVVEHLQHQALLAFNSLGCDGYARVDFRLTNDYKTYCLEVNTLPGMTTTSLLPKMAAAAGIGFEELIQRIIQLALK, encoded by the coding sequence ATGGATAAAAATAATATCACAATTGCTCTCCTTCTCGGAGGTATTTCACCAGAACGTGAAGTATCAAAAGCTACAGGTAAATCTATTTATTATGCTTTAAAATCGTTGAATTATAATGTAATTGTTATCGATCCTGCATATGGATTAAATCAACCTGATGATATATCTAAATTTTTTGAGAGTAGTGATTTTAGTGAAATTAACTTGAGAAATTACATTGAAGTAATAAATTCAAAAATTTTCGACGATGTAAAATTAGCTTTTATAGCACTTCATGGTAAATGGGGAGAAGATGGTACAGTCCAATCTTTACTTGAAATGAGAGGAATTAAATATACAGGATCAAAAATTCTTGCAAGTTCTCTGTCAATGGATAAGTGTATGTCTAAAATTATGTTTCAACATTATGATGTTAAAACTCCTAAATGGTTTATTGTTGATAGAAGTGAAAAGAATTATAACCTGATAAATGAAAAGATTAATAAATTTTTCGGTTATCCATGTGTAGTCAAACCTAATGATCAGGGTTCCACAATTGGTTTAACAATATGTCGAGGTGATCAGGAATTGCAAAGCTCCATTGAACTGGCTTTTCAATATTCAAACAAAGTTTTAATAGAAGAATACATTGCAGGAAGAGAAGTTACAGTTGGAATCATAGGCCAACAAGCATTACCTGTGTTGGAAATAAAACCTAAATCTGGTTTTTATGATTATAAATCAAAGTATACTGCTGGAATGACTGAATATATTGTACCAGCAGATATTCCAGCAAATGTAGTAGAACATCTTCAACATCAAGCATTACTGGCTTTTAATTCACTTGGTTGCGATGGTTATGCAAGAGTAGATTTCAGATTAACAAACGATTATAAAACATATTGTCTCGAAGTAAATACTCTACCTGGTATGACTACAACAAGTCTTCTCCCTAAAATGGCTGCTGCTGCTGGTATAGGTTTCGAAGAATTGATTCAAAGAATAATTCAATTAGCATTAAAATGA
- a CDS encoding Gfo/Idh/MocA family protein, translating into MILPKPKNLNIHVPIPKKLKWGIAGCSSFAENTVLPAFQLFKRSKLVSVFSHDLNRAQYISNKFGAPFAFNNFDDFLKSDIDAVYISSKNSDHYWQVIKSAESGKNILCERPLALNSSQAKEMIEACKKNNVILMVNYLHRFHPLIIKTKELLDKQLLGKIVSINVTYNIDFPPSENFRFKKELSGGGVLRDIGSQVIDLLRYFGGEITEVKGFIDNVIYKSEVEDFATAILKYENGGYGLFNVSYDTKNTLMRTDILGHNGFICLESSIDKKNFSTKLTIALHGESKKVFRKKINKVTFMIRAAQKAFLKKQLPPVSGEDALRNMYIIEEIEKQCLF; encoded by the coding sequence ATGATATTACCAAAGCCTAAAAATTTGAATATACATGTGCCTATCCCTAAGAAATTAAAATGGGGAATAGCTGGTTGTAGCAGCTTTGCAGAAAACACAGTCCTGCCGGCATTTCAATTGTTTAAAAGAAGTAAATTAGTTTCTGTCTTTAGTCATGATTTAAATAGGGCACAGTATATATCGAATAAATTTGGGGCTCCATTTGCTTTCAATAATTTTGATGATTTCCTTAAAAGTGATATAGATGCAGTTTATATATCGAGTAAAAATTCAGATCATTACTGGCAGGTTATTAAATCTGCTGAATCGGGTAAAAATATATTATGTGAAAGACCACTTGCACTTAATTCATCACAAGCCAAAGAAATGATTGAGGCTTGTAAAAAAAATAATGTTATTCTAATGGTAAATTACCTTCACCGTTTTCATCCATTAATTATAAAAACAAAAGAATTATTAGATAAACAATTGCTTGGTAAAATTGTATCTATTAATGTTACATACAATATTGATTTTCCACCAAGTGAAAATTTTAGATTCAAAAAAGAATTAAGTGGTGGAGGTGTATTACGAGATATTGGTTCGCAGGTCATAGATTTATTGAGATATTTTGGCGGAGAAATTACTGAAGTGAAAGGATTCATTGATAATGTAATTTATAAAAGTGAAGTAGAAGATTTTGCTACTGCTATTCTAAAATATGAAAATGGAGGATATGGTTTGTTCAATGTTTCTTATGATACTAAAAATACTTTAATGAGAACAGATATTCTTGGTCATAATGGTTTTATTTGCCTTGAAAGTTCTATTGATAAAAAGAATTTTTCAACAAAATTGACAATTGCATTGCATGGAGAATCTAAAAAAGTATTTAGGAAAAAAATTAATAAAGTTACTTTCATGATTAGAGCTGCTCAAAAGGCATTTCTTAAAAAACAACTACCTCCAGTTTCAGGAGAAGATGCGCTTCGAAATATGTATATAATTGAAGAAATAGAAAAGCAATGTTTGTTCTAA
- a CDS encoding FtsB family cell division protein produces the protein MKISRKVYNIIFISCLILAFAYLFFNDNGILKYLKLKSEIKSLEAEINKAEIKLHNLQLEIDSLKSSKEKIEKVAREKYHMFKPTEKVIKIDEY, from the coding sequence ATGAAAATTAGTAGAAAAGTTTATAATATTATTTTTATTTCGTGTTTGATATTAGCTTTTGCATATTTATTTTTTAATGATAATGGTATTTTAAAGTATCTCAAATTAAAAAGTGAAATAAAATCACTTGAAGCAGAAATAAATAAGGCTGAAATTAAACTACATAATCTTCAACTTGAAATTGATTCTTTAAAATCAAGCAAAGAAAAAATTGAAAAAGTTGCACGAGAAAAATATCATATGTTCAAACCAACTGAGAAAGTAATTAAAATAGATGAATATTAA